A region of Ferruginibacter albus DNA encodes the following proteins:
- a CDS encoding 3-hydroxyacyl-CoA dehydrogenase/enoyl-CoA hydratase family protein, with protein MTKRIIKKVAVLGSGVMGSRIACHFAGIGLQVLLLDIESKEGDKNKIVNEALATAVKSNPSPVYHKDVIKKIKTGNFTDNMKDITTCDWIIEVVVERLDIKQSIFSEVEKYRKPGTLITSNTSGIPIHLMAEGRSDDFKKHFCGTHFFNPPRYLRLLEIIPTKYTDAEVVDFLMHYGDLYLGKTTVLCKDTPAFIANRIGVFSIMSIFKLIDALQLSIDEVDALTGTIIGRPKSATFRTADVVGIDTLVKVAKGVHDNCPDDEAKEIFTIPSWLNKMVENSWLGDKTKQGFFKKIKNASGESEILTLDLKTFEYKPRTKAKFATVETAKPIDELKTRIKTLFVGQDKAGEFYRQFHSNLFSYISHRIPEISDELYRLDDAMMAGFGWEIGAFETWDALGVTKTTEAMKAAGFKISPWVEEMLAKGITSFYKVENGKRLYYDVRSKAYKPIPGGEAFIVMKNFENDTVWKNSACRTYHLGNDVLGLEWYTKMGTIGGEVLEGISKSVSLAEEKYKGLVIANSGNNFSAGANVGIFFMYAVEQEFDELDMAVRTFQNTMMKVRYSSIPVVVAPHGLTLGGACELNLHADKIIPAAETYIGMVEVGVGVIPAGGGSKEFALRAADEMHHNEPETITLMNRFITIATAKVSTSAQEAFDLGIYKKDRDIVCINQSRRIAEAKKAVIELFDDGYVAPAPRNDIKVLGRSALGALYAGINGMWRGNCATDHDVLITKKLAYVMCGGDLSEQSVVSEQYLLDLERQAFLSLCGEKKTLERIQSVLKGGKPVRN; from the coding sequence ATGACAAAAAGAATCATTAAAAAAGTTGCCGTATTAGGTAGCGGCGTTATGGGCAGCCGCATCGCCTGCCATTTTGCAGGCATTGGATTACAGGTTTTATTGCTAGATATAGAAAGTAAAGAAGGTGATAAGAATAAAATAGTAAACGAAGCGTTAGCCACGGCTGTAAAAAGCAATCCTTCTCCTGTTTATCATAAAGATGTCATCAAAAAAATTAAGACAGGGAATTTTACTGATAACATGAAAGATATTACTACCTGCGATTGGATAATTGAAGTAGTAGTAGAGCGATTGGACATTAAGCAATCCATTTTTTCTGAAGTAGAAAAATACCGTAAGCCCGGAACATTGATCACGTCTAATACTTCAGGCATTCCGATCCATTTAATGGCAGAAGGCAGAAGCGATGATTTTAAAAAGCATTTTTGCGGTACGCATTTCTTCAATCCGCCACGCTACTTGCGTTTGCTCGAAATTATTCCTACAAAATATACAGATGCTGAAGTGGTAGATTTCTTAATGCATTACGGCGATCTATATCTTGGAAAAACGACCGTGTTATGTAAAGACACGCCTGCTTTCATAGCGAATCGTATCGGCGTATTCAGTATCATGTCAATTTTTAAATTGATTGATGCGTTACAGTTAAGCATAGACGAAGTAGATGCGTTAACCGGGACGATCATAGGCCGACCTAAATCAGCTACTTTTAGAACTGCTGATGTAGTGGGAATTGACACATTGGTTAAAGTGGCTAAAGGAGTACATGATAATTGCCCGGATGATGAAGCGAAAGAAATCTTTACCATTCCTTCCTGGTTGAATAAAATGGTAGAGAACAGTTGGTTGGGAGATAAAACCAAACAAGGTTTCTTTAAAAAGATAAAAAATGCTTCCGGCGAAAGCGAGATATTAACACTCGATCTAAAAACATTTGAATACAAACCCCGAACTAAAGCAAAGTTTGCAACAGTTGAAACAGCCAAACCAATTGATGAGCTAAAAACAAGGATCAAAACATTATTTGTGGGACAAGATAAAGCCGGTGAATTTTACCGCCAGTTTCATTCCAATTTATTTTCCTACATATCACATCGCATTCCTGAAATAAGTGATGAGCTATATAGATTGGATGATGCAATGATGGCAGGCTTTGGTTGGGAAATAGGCGCATTTGAGACTTGGGATGCTTTAGGCGTTACAAAAACCACGGAAGCAATGAAAGCTGCTGGTTTCAAAATTTCTCCATGGGTAGAAGAAATGTTAGCAAAAGGAATTACTTCTTTTTATAAAGTAGAAAACGGAAAGCGTTTATATTACGACGTTCGTTCCAAAGCATACAAGCCAATTCCCGGTGGTGAAGCGTTTATAGTAATGAAAAATTTCGAGAACGATACCGTTTGGAAAAACAGCGCCTGTCGTACGTATCATTTAGGTAATGATGTGCTTGGTTTAGAATGGTATACTAAAATGGGAACCATTGGCGGCGAAGTATTGGAAGGCATCAGCAAATCTGTTTCATTGGCAGAAGAAAAATATAAAGGATTGGTGATTGCCAATAGTGGTAACAATTTTTCTGCAGGCGCAAACGTTGGCATCTTCTTTATGTATGCTGTTGAACAGGAGTTTGATGAATTGGATATGGCAGTACGCACTTTTCAAAATACGATGATGAAAGTGCGTTATTCCTCTATCCCTGTTGTAGTAGCACCGCACGGCTTAACATTAGGTGGTGCTTGCGAATTGAATTTGCATGCAGACAAAATTATTCCTGCTGCAGAAACATATATCGGCATGGTGGAAGTTGGTGTGGGTGTTATTCCTGCGGGTGGTGGCAGCAAAGAGTTTGCGTTACGTGCTGCCGATGAAATGCATCACAACGAACCAGAAACGATTACCTTAATGAATCGTTTCATTACTATTGCAACAGCAAAGGTTAGTACATCTGCGCAGGAAGCATTCGATCTGGGCATCTATAAAAAAGACAGGGATATTGTTTGCATCAACCAATCCCGAAGAATTGCAGAAGCAAAAAAAGCAGTAATTGAATTGTTCGATGACGGATATGTAGCACCTGCTCCACGTAATGATATTAAAGTATTGGGGCGCTCAGCGCTTGGCGCTTTGTATGCAGGCATCAATGGAATGTGGCGTGGCAACTGCGCTACTGATCATGATGTGTTGATCACAAAAAAATTAGCTTATGTAATGTGCGGCGGTGATCTGAGTGAGCAATCAGTAGTAAGCGAACAATATTTACTCGATCTTGAACGCCAGGCATTTCTTAGTCTTTGCGGCGAAAAGAAAACGCTGGAAAGAATACAAAGTGTATTGAAAGGCGGTAAGCCGGTGAGGAACTAA
- a CDS encoding LLM class flavin-dependent oxidoreductase produces the protein MELGIDMFGDLQIAQDGKIQSSGERLQQLIEEIKLMDEVGLDFFGIGEHHREEYAVSVPEIVLAAASSVTKHIKLGSAVSVLSSSDPVRLYQSFATIDQLSNGRAELVAGRGSFIESFPVYGYNLKNYEELFEEKLELLVKLNKENPITWKGKLRPDLNNQLILPRAVNDNLKIWVAVGGTPESVVRAAKYGLPVVFAIIGGSPSQFVPLFNYYKEAYQHFKHDMNKFEVGVHVHAFFGDDSKEIADEIYPSYAAQMDRVGKSRGWQSYQRSQFDFGRSKEGALIISDASEAIDRILYLHEIFGLTRFSAHMDVGAPSHQSMMKSIEIYGTKIAPKVREALKK, from the coding sequence ATGGAATTAGGTATAGATATGTTCGGCGATCTGCAAATTGCCCAAGACGGAAAGATTCAATCATCCGGAGAAAGATTGCAGCAATTGATAGAAGAAATAAAATTGATGGATGAAGTAGGTCTTGATTTCTTTGGCATTGGTGAACATCACCGCGAAGAATATGCTGTTTCTGTTCCGGAGATCGTATTGGCAGCAGCTTCTTCTGTAACTAAACATATAAAACTTGGAAGTGCAGTATCTGTATTAAGCTCTTCTGATCCAGTAAGATTATATCAAAGCTTTGCAACTATAGACCAACTTAGTAACGGAAGGGCGGAATTAGTAGCCGGTCGTGGAAGTTTTATTGAATCGTTTCCTGTTTATGGTTATAATCTTAAAAATTATGAGGAACTGTTTGAAGAAAAGCTGGAGCTTTTAGTTAAATTAAATAAAGAGAATCCGATCACCTGGAAAGGAAAATTAAGACCCGACTTAAATAATCAATTGATCTTACCAAGAGCAGTAAACGATAATTTAAAAATATGGGTGGCTGTAGGTGGCACTCCTGAATCTGTTGTACGGGCTGCAAAGTATGGATTGCCGGTAGTATTTGCCATTATCGGTGGTTCTCCATCTCAATTTGTTCCATTGTTTAATTATTATAAAGAAGCCTACCAGCACTTTAAACATGATATGAATAAATTTGAGGTAGGTGTGCATGTACATGCTTTCTTTGGAGATGATAGCAAAGAGATAGCAGATGAAATTTATCCTTCTTATGCAGCACAAATGGACAGAGTTGGTAAAAGCCGCGGCTGGCAATCGTATCAGCGTTCTCAATTTGATTTCGGAAGAAGCAAAGAGGGAGCATTAATTATTAGTGATGCATCAGAAGCGATTGATAGAATTTTATACTTACATGAAATATTCGGACTAACACGTTTTTCAGCGCATATGGATGTTGGCGCACCTTCTCATCAATCTATGATGAAGTCTATTGAAATTTACGGAACTAAAATAGCGCCCAAAGTAAGGGAAGCATTAAAAAAATAA
- the metG gene encoding methionine--tRNA ligase, which translates to MQPMKQPKRYLITSALPYANGLKHIGHLAGAYLPADTYVRYLRAQKRDVVYVCGSDEHGAAITIQAMKEKTTPKEIVDKYHEILKSNMGDLGISFDIYHRTSSPIHHETAKEFFTALNDKGELEIKETEQFYDEEAKTFLADRYIVGTCPVCANENAYGDQCERCGTSLSPEQLINPRSTLSGNPPIKKQTKHWYLPLNKHEEFLKNWVLAEHREDWKTNVLGQCKSWLDAGLQPRAVTRDLDWGIKVPLTDAQGKVLYVWFDAPIGYISATKQWALDNNKDWQPYWNDKDTKLVHFIGKDNIVFHCIIFPVMLKLHGNILPDNVPANEFMNLEGDKMSTSRGWSIEMQDYIDDFVKKENGGDMLIDSLRYYLTTIAPENKDSEFTWKGFQDAVNSELVAIFGNFINRTWVLMHKLCKGKVPVLHADVFDNADKELFAAIESSKSKIENLLEEYRFRDALFEVIDLARKGNKYMQDKQPWIVAKQTNDDRQPTTEAQKSIDNCLHVCLQLTANLAIFINPFLPFTAKKMLNMMKVVDKMLEWENAGKSKLLSVGYSLREPQLLFRKIEDAEVAAQIEKLKERSKKMETNKPSTNNLTATVATLKPTIQFDDFAKIDLRTGIILSAEKVAKADKLLKLEVDLGFEKRTIVSGIALHYQPEDIIGKQVVIVANLAPRKMKGIESNGMILMAEDKDGKLHFVSPENQIDGGSGVS; encoded by the coding sequence TTGCAGCCGATGAAACAACCTAAGAGATACTTAATAACATCAGCCCTTCCTTATGCGAACGGGCTTAAGCATATCGGGCATTTAGCAGGCGCTTATTTACCTGCGGATACTTATGTACGTTACCTGCGTGCACAAAAGCGAGACGTTGTATATGTATGCGGCAGCGATGAACATGGTGCTGCTATTACCATCCAGGCGATGAAAGAAAAAACTACGCCAAAAGAAATTGTAGATAAATACCATGAGATACTGAAAAGTAATATGGGCGATCTGGGCATCTCATTCGATATCTATCATCGTACCTCATCTCCTATTCATCATGAAACAGCCAAGGAGTTTTTTACAGCTCTAAATGATAAAGGTGAACTAGAGATAAAAGAAACTGAACAATTCTACGATGAAGAAGCAAAAACATTTTTAGCAGATAGATATATTGTGGGCACTTGCCCGGTTTGTGCAAACGAAAATGCGTATGGTGATCAATGTGAACGTTGCGGAACATCTTTAAGTCCGGAGCAATTGATAAATCCACGCAGTACATTAAGCGGTAATCCTCCTATAAAAAAACAAACCAAGCATTGGTACTTGCCGTTAAACAAACACGAAGAGTTCTTAAAAAATTGGGTATTAGCGGAACATAGAGAAGACTGGAAAACAAATGTATTGGGACAATGTAAAAGCTGGCTGGATGCAGGTTTACAACCTCGTGCTGTTACAAGGGATCTGGATTGGGGAATAAAAGTGCCACTAACAGATGCACAAGGCAAAGTATTGTATGTTTGGTTTGATGCGCCGATCGGTTATATCAGCGCTACCAAGCAATGGGCTTTAGATAATAATAAAGATTGGCAACCTTACTGGAATGATAAAGACACTAAGCTTGTTCATTTTATAGGTAAGGATAATATCGTTTTCCATTGTATTATTTTCCCTGTGATGTTGAAGCTTCATGGAAATATTTTGCCGGATAATGTTCCTGCCAACGAATTCATGAATTTGGAAGGTGATAAGATGAGTACCAGTCGTGGATGGAGCATTGAAATGCAGGATTATATTGATGATTTTGTGAAGAAAGAAAACGGAGGTGATATGTTGATAGATTCTCTGCGCTACTATTTAACTACCATCGCACCTGAAAATAAAGACAGTGAGTTTACCTGGAAAGGTTTCCAGGATGCGGTGAATAGTGAGCTGGTAGCTATTTTCGGGAATTTTATAAACAGAACCTGGGTGCTGATGCACAAGTTGTGTAAAGGAAAGGTTCCGGTATTGCATGCTGATGTGTTCGATAATGCGGATAAAGAATTGTTTGCTGCTATCGAAAGTTCTAAATCAAAAATTGAAAATCTGCTTGAAGAATATCGCTTTAGAGATGCACTGTTTGAAGTGATTGACCTTGCAAGAAAGGGCAATAAGTACATGCAGGATAAACAACCGTGGATCGTTGCCAAGCAAACCAACGATGACAGACAACCGACAACAGAAGCTCAAAAATCAATCGATAATTGCTTGCATGTATGCTTACAGTTAACAGCCAATCTCGCCATTTTCATTAACCCTTTCCTGCCTTTCACTGCTAAGAAAATGTTGAACATGATGAAAGTGGTAGACAAAATGCTGGAATGGGAAAATGCAGGCAAATCCAAGCTGTTAAGTGTTGGTTATTCTTTACGTGAGCCGCAATTATTATTCAGGAAAATTGAAGATGCGGAAGTAGCAGCACAAATAGAAAAACTAAAAGAAAGAAGTAAAAAGATGGAAACAAATAAACCATCAACAAATAATTTAACAGCAACTGTTGCAACATTGAAACCAACTATTCAGTTTGATGATTTTGCAAAGATCGATCTACGAACAGGAATTATTTTATCAGCGGAAAAAGTTGCAAAAGCAGATAAGCTGTTGAAGCTGGAAGTAGATCTAGGTTTTGAAAAACGCACTATTGTAAGTGGCATTGCATTGCATTACCAACCCGAAGACATTATTGGTAAACAAGTAGTAATTGTTGCCAATCTTGCTCCTCGTAAAATGAAAGGCATCGAAAGCAATGGAATGATCTTAATGGCAGAGGATAAAGACGGAAAGCTTCATTTCGTTTCTCCGGAAAATCAGATTGATGGCGGTAGTGGAGTAAGTTAA